A single genomic interval of Picosynechococcus sp. PCC 7003 harbors:
- a CDS encoding Ig-like domain-containing alpha-2-macroglobulin family protein, translated as MGSQRRFLKFFLLACLTCFLTITSLSGCNPILQISQVTNQVTPFPTVAALPLPERPDWITEISPTGDAADLAQIRILFKHPLIPVERIDTPKQEDILKQIQIIPPISGQFRFLTPKMIGFQADQPLPKATRFQVTLKAGLQDLENHQLAQDLAWTFQTTQIRLSNLPGVVGTLPEEAEPLGLEEESTITSNTQLDLDSLKQHTVFVSGQSRVKAVVTPQTPPEDPIADGQFDPEKTWQYIVKPRQPLQKASQYTLEFQPGIAPDQGNLPTEKSFRSVFKTYAPLQYEKIAFYGQPDAGGAYGRFEKGSAQLVFNNGLDADSAVENISLSPKPEGDDLAIRTYPGSRSVDLNPWVLKPNTDYTITISKNLKDQYGQTLGKDQTLTYNPGDVAADIWAQRDLNIFPAGTDLNLDIETINLPEGKFQAGYRVVQPTDLVYADTAYPQSNSTDLVPPESNWETITVKQPKNQLVKTPIPIQEKLKGNTGLLAYGITAKTNTYKDQNNQTQWRSPQYYGLVQLTNLGVFAQWFPESGIVRVHHLDTGEAVRNARVEIYQSQLDKKTKGNPTACFTGQTDGGGNVVVTGRGWRSCLRGQDYAPKLLVIARENSDWAFTRTDEYSGSYGYGIYADWDNGESQARGTIFSDRQLYQPGEKAYFTGVAYYLKNGKLRQDINQNYKVILSNPEGKETTLGTFQTNRYGTFTAEWDVPKTQDLGNYYLRAEASNGVNIYGDFRVAEFRPPNFKVDLKLDQKFATLGDRLTATTQSDYLFGAPVSNSKVNYYVTRSRGYFQPEGWDEFQFGRQWHWSETEPSISSDVLQTEKTLNDAGKSSQTIDVARDLPYPVTYRVETEVTDAANLSVSNTQTFTALPGDRLIGINHDFVADAEKPFKTQVIVTSPDGKAMEGQTVKLELQKVNYSEVAQIIEGSQVKRPQVEYEAIASQSIKSAAKPQTVELTAPESGSYRLHATINGQPAAAATDSFIWVSGAGWFDWGDRFDNNRVEVTLDKDEYKIGDTATALIQSPYPEAELYFSVIRHGVLYETQQTVTGAAPQVQFTVTPEMLPNAAIEAVLIHKGESIEAARKNGVDKLMKIGFDDFRTSLAEKKLTVEIQPQQDQVMPGNKQTLNLQLKDQTDQPVAGQLTVMVVNEAILQLTGYRPPDLLDEIYRDQPITTRWADNRPDVTIAPISSTEQKGWGYDGGASSALANTRTRTDFKAIAFYDGSVLTDSNGQAAVSFTLPDDLTTWRVLVVATDDQMRFGNGDATFIATQPLLTNPVLPQFARVGDRLEGGIMVTNTTGAKGRLNIEAQVQGVMEFAQGNKQRQSQTAEIGNNTEVYRFPMVANAAGTATFKFTTQKNGVADAFEMPLEVKQLSVQEQAIATGILTEAEVKIPLNIDRQVVPNQGGLTVTVASTLIPELTAPAHDTFNDDDFPFLEPTASQLLIAANLEILKQRYGQAFENFDSQAEASQSLTHLTQLQLASGGFATFPGDDTPDPYVTPYAAEAIALAQQAGLSVDENLVNKLKTYLDQTLANPAQFSECSSTDCKNTVRLETLLALDQFGDVRGDFAATLYDARADFDTVGKIKLARHLSQLLDWQIQAQDLAAEVKELVYETGRTAQINLPQRWFWYHSNTTAQSQALRLFVDIEQTPATLSQVLQGLLDQRRDGTWRNSYDNAQALTALTAYSETEATPPSFTTTVKLDRQQLGEFNFQGYENPSATVDVPMQDLPKGNRDLIIQKDGDGKLHYLSEFHYRLPGSQPGKLNGLRVTRYIRPANQTEVVRQYGLYDLKEPFSVEAGQVFDVGLEVITDHPVDHVLISDPLPAGFEAIDSDFQTATTYYQPQQDAWQLSYQKIYKDKVVAYGDRLNAGVYNLHYLVRAITPGSFDYPGAEVSLQYNPETFGRSTSSILQVN; from the coding sequence ATGGGATCTCAGCGCCGCTTTCTCAAATTTTTCTTATTAGCTTGCCTCACTTGTTTTTTGACAATTACAAGCCTATCCGGCTGCAACCCAATCCTCCAGATCAGCCAGGTCACAAACCAAGTCACCCCTTTTCCCACCGTTGCCGCCCTCCCCTTACCGGAACGACCCGACTGGATCACAGAAATTAGCCCCACCGGAGATGCCGCCGACCTCGCTCAAATTCGGATTCTGTTTAAACATCCCCTGATCCCCGTTGAACGCATCGATACCCCCAAACAAGAAGATATTCTCAAGCAAATTCAAATTATTCCGCCGATTTCAGGGCAATTTCGCTTCTTAACACCGAAAATGATTGGTTTTCAAGCAGATCAGCCCCTCCCCAAAGCCACCCGTTTCCAAGTCACCTTAAAGGCTGGCCTCCAAGACTTAGAAAATCACCAACTTGCCCAAGACCTGGCCTGGACATTTCAGACAACCCAAATTCGCCTCAGTAATTTACCCGGTGTGGTCGGCACTTTACCTGAAGAGGCAGAACCCCTGGGCCTAGAAGAAGAAAGCACGATCACTAGCAACACCCAACTCGATCTCGATTCCCTGAAGCAACACACCGTTTTTGTGAGCGGTCAAAGCAGAGTGAAAGCGGTTGTGACGCCTCAAACGCCTCCAGAAGATCCCATTGCAGACGGTCAATTCGATCCCGAAAAAACCTGGCAATACATTGTTAAACCCCGTCAACCTTTACAGAAAGCAAGTCAATACACCCTAGAATTTCAACCCGGCATCGCCCCTGACCAAGGTAATCTACCCACGGAAAAAAGTTTTCGCTCTGTCTTTAAAACCTATGCACCACTGCAATATGAAAAAATCGCTTTCTACGGACAGCCCGACGCGGGGGGAGCCTATGGCAGATTTGAAAAAGGGAGTGCGCAACTGGTTTTTAATAATGGTTTGGATGCCGATTCTGCCGTGGAAAATATTAGCCTCAGTCCGAAACCGGAGGGGGATGATCTCGCCATTCGCACCTATCCCGGTAGCCGTTCGGTGGATCTGAATCCGTGGGTATTGAAACCGAATACCGATTACACCATTACCATCAGCAAAAATCTTAAGGATCAATACGGACAAACCCTCGGCAAGGATCAAACCCTTACCTATAACCCCGGTGATGTGGCGGCGGATATTTGGGCGCAACGGGATCTCAATATTTTTCCGGCGGGGACGGATTTAAATCTTGATATTGAAACAATTAATTTACCAGAAGGAAAATTTCAGGCGGGTTATCGGGTCGTCCAACCGACGGATTTGGTTTACGCGGACACTGCTTATCCGCAAAGTAACAGCACTGATTTAGTGCCGCCAGAAAGCAATTGGGAAACCATTACGGTTAAACAACCGAAAAATCAGTTGGTGAAAACGCCGATTCCGATTCAGGAAAAATTGAAAGGGAATACGGGTTTACTCGCCTACGGGATTACGGCAAAAACGAACACCTACAAGGATCAGAATAATCAAACCCAATGGCGATCGCCGCAATATTATGGCTTGGTGCAGCTCACGAATTTAGGGGTGTTTGCCCAGTGGTTTCCGGAGTCGGGGATTGTGCGGGTACATCATCTGGATACGGGGGAAGCGGTGCGTAATGCCAGGGTGGAAATTTATCAGTCGCAGTTAGACAAGAAAACAAAGGGCAATCCCACCGCTTGTTTTACGGGACAGACCGATGGGGGTGGCAATGTGGTGGTGACGGGGCGCGGTTGGCGCAGTTGTTTGCGGGGTCAGGATTACGCGCCGAAATTACTCGTGATTGCCCGCGAAAACTCAGATTGGGCATTTACGCGCACCGATGAATATAGCGGTTCCTATGGTTACGGGATTTATGCCGATTGGGATAATGGGGAAAGCCAAGCGCGGGGCACAATTTTTAGCGATCGCCAACTCTATCAACCGGGCGAGAAAGCCTATTTTACGGGGGTTGCCTATTATTTGAAAAATGGGAAATTGCGGCAGGATATCAACCAAAATTACAAGGTAATCCTGAGTAATCCTGAGGGGAAAGAGACGACGTTAGGGACGTTTCAGACGAATCGTTATGGCACATTTACCGCAGAATGGGATGTGCCCAAAACGCAGGATTTAGGCAATTACTACCTCCGCGCCGAAGCGTCGAATGGGGTGAATATTTACGGGGATTTTCGGGTCGCTGAATTCCGTCCGCCCAATTTCAAAGTGGATCTCAAGCTGGATCAAAAATTTGCCACGCTGGGCGATCGCCTCACTGCCACCACCCAGAGCGATTATTTGTTTGGTGCGCCCGTGAGCAACAGCAAAGTGAATTATTACGTCACCCGCAGTCGCGGTTATTTCCAGCCAGAGGGGTGGGACGAATTCCAGTTTGGGCGGCAGTGGCACTGGTCGGAAACGGAGCCGTCCATCAGTAGCGATGTGTTGCAAACAGAAAAAACCCTCAACGATGCGGGGAAAAGTTCCCAAACTATTGACGTGGCGCGGGATCTGCCCTATCCGGTGACCTATCGCGTGGAAACGGAAGTGACCGATGCAGCAAATCTATCCGTGTCCAATACCCAAACCTTTACCGCGTTGCCCGGCGATCGCCTGATTGGGATTAACCATGATTTTGTTGCCGATGCTGAGAAACCCTTTAAAACCCAAGTGATTGTCACCAGCCCCGACGGCAAAGCGATGGAAGGGCAAACGGTCAAATTAGAACTCCAAAAAGTCAATTACAGCGAAGTGGCCCAAATTATTGAGGGATCTCAAGTCAAACGCCCGCAGGTGGAATACGAGGCGATCGCCAGCCAAAGCATTAAATCTGCCGCCAAACCCCAAACCGTTGAACTGACTGCCCCCGAAAGCGGTTCCTATCGCCTCCATGCCACGATCAACGGGCAACCCGCTGCCGCTGCCACCGATAGTTTTATTTGGGTCAGTGGTGCCGGTTGGTTCGATTGGGGCGATCGCTTTGACAATAACCGCGTCGAAGTGACCCTCGACAAAGACGAATACAAAATTGGCGACACCGCAACCGCATTGATTCAATCCCCCTATCCCGAAGCAGAACTGTATTTTTCCGTGATTCGCCACGGCGTGCTGTATGAAACCCAGCAAACCGTTACTGGAGCCGCCCCCCAAGTGCAATTTACCGTGACACCGGAGATGTTGCCCAATGCTGCCATCGAAGCCGTTTTAATTCACAAAGGGGAATCCATCGAAGCCGCCCGCAAAAATGGTGTGGATAAGCTGATGAAAATTGGCTTTGACGATTTCCGCACCAGCCTCGCCGAAAAAAAATTAACGGTCGAAATTCAGCCGCAACAGGATCAGGTGATGCCCGGTAACAAACAAACCTTAAATCTGCAACTCAAGGATCAAACCGATCAACCCGTAGCCGGACAATTGACGGTGATGGTGGTCAATGAAGCGATTTTGCAATTGACGGGCTATCGTCCCCCCGATCTGCTGGATGAAATTTATCGCGACCAACCGATCACCACCCGCTGGGCAGATAATCGCCCCGATGTGACCATTGCGCCCATCAGTTCGACGGAACAAAAAGGTTGGGGCTATGACGGGGGGGCTTCCTCTGCGTTAGCCAATACCCGCACTCGCACTGATTTCAAGGCGATCGCCTTTTATGATGGTTCCGTTTTAACGGACAGCAACGGTCAAGCGGCAGTCTCCTTTACCCTGCCCGATGACCTGACCACATGGCGCGTCTTAGTTGTTGCGACGGATGATCAAATGCGCTTTGGGAATGGCGACGCAACCTTTATCGCCACCCAACCCCTATTAACCAATCCTGTGTTACCTCAATTTGCGCGGGTAGGCGATCGCCTTGAGGGGGGCATAATGGTGACGAATACGACGGGTGCCAAAGGTCGTTTAAACATCGAAGCTCAAGTACAAGGGGTGATGGAATTTGCCCAAGGCAATAAACAACGGCAAAGTCAAACCGCCGAAATTGGCAATAATACTGAGGTGTACCGTTTCCCGATGGTCGCCAACGCCGCTGGCACTGCCACCTTTAAATTTACAACCCAGAAAAATGGGGTCGCCGATGCCTTTGAAATGCCCCTCGAAGTCAAACAGTTAAGCGTTCAAGAACAGGCGATCGCCACGGGGATTTTGACCGAGGCTGAAGTGAAGATTCCCCTGAACATTGATCGGCAAGTCGTTCCCAACCAAGGCGGCTTAACGGTCACCGTTGCCAGTACCCTGATCCCAGAGTTAACGGCTCCTGCCCACGATACCTTTAACGACGATGATTTCCCATTCCTCGAACCCACCGCCAGCCAGTTGCTCATCGCCGCGAATTTAGAAATCCTCAAACAGCGGTATGGTCAAGCTTTCGAGAATTTTGACAGCCAAGCTGAAGCGAGCCAATCCCTCACCCATCTCACCCAATTGCAACTTGCCAGTGGCGGATTTGCGACCTTCCCCGGAGACGACACCCCCGATCCCTACGTCACTCCCTACGCCGCCGAGGCGATCGCCCTTGCCCAGCAAGCCGGATTATCCGTTGATGAAAATTTGGTGAATAAACTGAAAACCTATCTTGATCAAACCCTTGCCAATCCCGCCCAATTTAGCGAATGCAGCAGCACTGATTGTAAAAATACCGTCCGCCTCGAAACCCTCTTAGCCCTCGATCAATTTGGGGATGTGCGCGGCGATTTTGCGGCGACTCTGTATGATGCCCGCGCAGACTTTGATACCGTCGGCAAAATTAAATTAGCCCGCCACCTGTCCCAACTGCTCGATTGGCAAATCCAAGCCCAAGACCTCGCCGCAGAGGTGAAAGAACTAGTCTACGAAACCGGACGCACCGCCCAGATTAACTTGCCCCAACGCTGGTTCTGGTATCACTCCAACACCACCGCCCAGTCCCAAGCCCTCCGGCTTTTTGTGGACATTGAGCAAACCCCCGCCACCCTCAGCCAAGTTTTACAAGGGTTGCTCGATCAACGGCGCGATGGCACCTGGCGTAATAGTTATGACAACGCCCAAGCCCTCACCGCACTAACCGCTTATAGCGAAACCGAAGCCACGCCGCCCAGTTTTACCACCACCGTCAAACTCGATCGCCAACAATTGGGTGAATTTAACTTCCAAGGCTACGAAAACCCCAGTGCCACCGTTGATGTGCCGATGCAGGATCTCCCCAAAGGCAATAGAGATCTGATCATTCAAAAAGATGGCGACGGCAAACTCCATTACCTGAGCGAATTTCACTATCGCCTCCCCGGCAGCCAACCCGGCAAACTAAACGGACTGCGGGTCACCCGTTACATTCGTCCCGCCAACCAAACCGAAGTCGTCCGCCAATATGGACTGTACGACCTCAAAGAACCCTTTAGCGTCGAAGCCGGACAGGTCTTTGACGTTGGTTTAGAAGTGATTACCGATCATCCCGTAGATCATGTGTTGATTAGTGATCCCCTGCCCGCCGGCTTTGAAGCAATTGACAGTGATTTTCAAACCGCTACTACCTATTACCAACCCCAACAGGACGCCTGGCAACTCAGCTACCAAAAAATCTATAAAGATAAAGTCGTTGCCTATGGCGATCGCCTAAATGCGGGGGTTTACAATTTGCATTATTTGGTGCGTGCGATCACCCCCGGCAGTTTCGATTACCCTGGGGCAGAGGTTTCGTTGCAATACAACCCCGAAACCTTTGGCAGAAGCACCTCTTCAATATTGCAGGTGAATTAG
- a CDS encoding R3H domain-containing nucleic acid-binding protein, which yields MTAPQSPTFPAHRRLVTDDLEKLLTILPDSIRDRLADHPDKNALIEVVMDLGRIPEARFESSTEDLGDRPISREDLQYSVERVGMFSGDNRAGIERTLHRISAMRNRQGDIVGLTCRIGRAVFGTILMIQELVESGKSILLLGRPGVGKTTALREIARVLADDFGKRVVIIDTSNEIAGDGDIPHSAIGRARRMQVATPELQHKVMIEAVENHMPEVIIIDEIGTELEAQAARTIAERGVQLVGTAHGNRIENLIKNPTLSDLVGGIQAVTLGDEEARKRRSQKTVLERKAPPTFDVAVEMLERQRWVVHSDVSITIDTLLRGHQPLLEVRTVDDQGNVKISEEMEHPVEIPNWNPQTPMAPEPSRPRGLRASGKMAPLPFGSQKKKLVSPRSNALEPLIDQSWIARDPQQQEKVRVPGPNGEDYPVYVYPYGVGRSQLEQVIEILRLPIELTKDLEGADAVLALRSQLKNHSKLRQIAQTCHVPIHAVKSNTIPQITRGLRRILNLDDPQNQEPTDLRLFAQSNSDDEIDALEEARLAVEQIVIPQGQPVELLPRSAKIRKMQHELIEHYRLQSSSFGEEPNRRLRIFPA from the coding sequence ATGACCGCACCCCAATCCCCGACTTTTCCGGCCCACCGTCGCCTCGTAACGGACGATCTCGAAAAATTGCTGACGATTTTGCCCGATTCGATCCGCGATCGCCTCGCCGACCACCCCGATAAAAATGCCCTCATCGAAGTAGTGATGGATCTCGGTCGCATCCCCGAAGCTCGCTTTGAAAGCAGTACCGAAGACCTGGGCGATCGCCCCATTAGCCGCGAAGATTTGCAATATTCCGTAGAGCGGGTGGGGATGTTTAGTGGCGACAACCGGGCAGGCATTGAACGCACCCTGCACCGGATCAGTGCCATGCGCAACCGCCAGGGAGACATTGTCGGTTTAACCTGCCGCATCGGTCGTGCCGTTTTTGGCACGATTTTGATGATTCAGGAGCTAGTGGAAAGTGGAAAGTCTATTCTGCTCTTGGGACGGCCTGGGGTCGGTAAAACCACAGCCCTGCGGGAAATTGCGCGGGTCTTGGCCGATGATTTTGGCAAACGGGTCGTGATTATTGATACCTCCAACGAAATTGCCGGGGACGGTGATATTCCCCATTCCGCCATTGGTCGCGCCCGCCGGATGCAGGTGGCCACCCCGGAACTGCAACATAAGGTGATGATCGAGGCGGTGGAAAACCATATGCCCGAAGTGATTATCATCGATGAAATTGGCACCGAACTCGAAGCCCAGGCCGCCAGAACTATTGCGGAGCGGGGGGTACAACTCGTTGGGACGGCCCACGGCAATCGCATCGAAAACCTAATTAAAAACCCCACCCTCTCGGATCTCGTCGGGGGTATTCAAGCGGTAACCCTCGGAGATGAGGAAGCCCGTAAACGGCGATCGCAAAAAACTGTCCTTGAACGAAAAGCGCCCCCAACCTTTGATGTGGCCGTAGAAATGCTGGAACGGCAACGCTGGGTTGTTCATAGTGATGTGTCGATCACCATTGATACCCTCTTGCGGGGCCACCAACCGCTATTGGAAGTGCGCACCGTCGATGATCAGGGCAATGTGAAGATCTCCGAAGAAATGGAGCATCCCGTTGAAATTCCCAACTGGAACCCCCAAACACCCATGGCCCCGGAACCTAGTCGGCCGAGGGGATTACGGGCTTCTGGAAAAATGGCCCCTCTCCCCTTCGGTAGCCAGAAAAAAAAATTAGTTTCCCCTAGAAGCAACGCCCTTGAGCCCCTCATTGATCAGTCCTGGATTGCCCGCGATCCGCAACAGCAGGAAAAAGTTCGGGTGCCTGGCCCCAACGGCGAAGATTATCCGGTTTATGTCTATCCCTACGGCGTCGGGCGATCGCAGCTAGAGCAGGTGATCGAAATTTTGCGGCTGCCCATCGAACTCACTAAAGACCTCGAAGGGGCCGATGCGGTTTTAGCCCTGCGATCGCAGTTGAAAAATCATTCTAAATTGCGTCAAATCGCCCAAACTTGCCATGTGCCGATCCATGCGGTGAAGTCTAATACAATCCCCCAAATCACACGGGGTTTGCGGCGCATTTTGAATTTAGATGATCCCCAAAACCAAGAACCGACGGATTTACGGTTATTTGCCCAGAGCAACAGTGACGATGAAATCGATGCCCTCGAAGAAGCCCGTTTAGCGGTGGAGCAGATAGTCATTCCCCAGGGTCAACCGGTGGAACTGTTGCCCCGTTCGGCCAAAATTCGCAAAATGCAGCACGAACTAATCGAACATTACCGTTTACAATCTTCCAGCTTTGGGGAGGAACCCAACCGCCGCCTGCGGATTTTTCCAGCCTAA
- the ldpA gene encoding circadian clock protein LdpA, which translates to MKHHSFPAQSLAAGHWFKLICGASFQHLPAIRDLTLVYSLVGADCIDVAADPAVVTMAQEALVQAEAIACQNSAKFSQWQGKPWLMISLNDAEDPHFRKAFFDPSCCPADCPRPCETVCPALAIDHKGVIGDRCYGCGRCLPICPLGLIEAKNYLSSPQSAAEMITTMAIDAVEIHTQVGHFADFQRLWQTLKPVHHHLKLLAISCQDHPDVLPYLRRLLTEIQPLDCLLLWQTDGRPMSGDIGKGTIHASIQFAQKVLQSDLPGYVQLAGGTNNHTIEKLQRLGLLNDGQTPFIAGIAFGGYARKILQPILENGAEMNPQPLESDPERFWSAIAHATQLINPLKSSLNPSLSL; encoded by the coding sequence GTGAAGCACCATTCTTTTCCTGCCCAATCCCTCGCTGCTGGCCACTGGTTTAAACTCATCTGTGGTGCCAGTTTTCAGCATCTCCCCGCCATCCGTGATTTGACCCTTGTTTACAGCTTAGTGGGCGCCGATTGTATTGATGTGGCAGCGGATCCGGCGGTGGTGACCATGGCCCAAGAAGCCCTAGTCCAAGCCGAGGCGATCGCCTGTCAAAATTCAGCAAAATTTTCCCAATGGCAGGGGAAACCCTGGTTGATGATCAGCCTCAATGATGCCGAAGATCCCCATTTTCGTAAGGCTTTTTTTGATCCGAGCTGTTGTCCCGCCGATTGTCCACGCCCCTGCGAAACGGTTTGTCCGGCGTTAGCGATTGATCACAAGGGCGTAATTGGCGATCGCTGTTATGGCTGTGGTCGCTGTCTGCCCATTTGTCCCCTGGGTCTGATTGAAGCGAAAAATTATCTGTCTAGTCCTCAAAGTGCTGCCGAGATGATCACGACCATGGCGATCGATGCGGTGGAAATCCATACCCAAGTGGGCCATTTTGCCGATTTTCAACGGCTTTGGCAGACCCTCAAACCGGTTCATCATCATTTGAAGCTGTTGGCGATCAGTTGCCAGGATCATCCTGACGTTTTGCCCTATTTGCGGCGACTGCTCACCGAAATTCAACCCCTCGACTGCCTCCTCCTCTGGCAGACCGATGGACGTCCCATGAGTGGCGACATCGGCAAAGGAACGATCCATGCCAGCATTCAGTTTGCCCAAAAGGTTCTCCAGAGCGATTTACCGGGGTATGTGCAACTGGCGGGTGGCACGAATAATCACACCATTGAAAAGCTGCAACGGCTCGGCCTGCTGAATGACGGTCAAACGCCGTTTATTGCTGGAATTGCCTTTGGCGGTTATGCCCGAAAAATCCTCCAGCCAATTTTAGAAAATGGTGCTGAAATGAACCCGCAACCCCTCGAAAGCGATCCCGAACGGTTTTGGTCGGCGATCGCCCACGCCACCCAGTTGATAAATCCATTAAAATCTTCGTTAAACCCAAGCCTGAGTCTATGA
- a CDS encoding succinate dehydrogenase/fumarate reductase flavoprotein subunit, with protein sequence MLQHDVIIVGGGLAGCRAALEIKKKNPNFDVGLVAKTHPIRSHSVAAQGGIAASLKNVDPEDNWEAHAFDTVKGSDYLADQDAVEILAKEAPDVIIELEHLGVLFSRLEDGRIAQRAFGGHSHKRTCYAADKTGHAILHELVNNLRRSGVTIYDEWYVMNLIFEENQAKGIVMYHIETGHLEIVQAKAVMFATGGYGRVFNTTSNDFASTGDGLAMTAAVGLPLEDMEFVQFHPTGLFPVGVLISEAVRGEGAYLRNSEGDRFMEKYAPKQMELAPRDITSRAITLEIRAGRGIHPDGSAGGNFVHLDLTHMGKEKIMERVPFCWEEAHRLVGVDAIREPMPVRPTAHYSMGGIPVNTDGRVRRNGTELTEGFFAAGECACVSVHGANRLGSNSLLECVVYGQRVGGKIADYLGDRPFPEINEQQYLDEAKNRIGQLLNQSGNLRIHDLRQQFQDTMSDHCGVFRTEATMAAGLEQIQHLKDQYNHLFLDDKDIHWNTELIEALELQSILKVGEAILTSAYHRKESRGAHSREDFPTRDDQTYLAHTLSFCNDAGVTIEYMPVVINRFEPKERKY encoded by the coding sequence ATGTTGCAACACGACGTCATTATTGTTGGTGGTGGTTTAGCCGGCTGCCGCGCTGCCCTTGAGATTAAAAAAAAGAATCCTAACTTTGATGTGGGACTCGTCGCAAAAACCCATCCGATCCGCTCCCATTCCGTTGCCGCTCAGGGGGGGATTGCCGCCAGCTTAAAAAATGTTGACCCAGAAGATAATTGGGAAGCCCACGCCTTCGATACGGTCAAAGGTTCCGATTACCTCGCCGATCAAGATGCCGTCGAAATCTTAGCGAAAGAAGCCCCGGACGTGATTATCGAGTTGGAACATTTAGGGGTTTTGTTTTCTCGCCTAGAGGATGGTCGCATTGCCCAGCGCGCCTTTGGGGGCCACTCCCATAAACGGACTTGCTACGCCGCCGATAAAACGGGCCACGCCATTTTGCACGAACTGGTGAATAATTTGCGGCGCAGTGGGGTCACAATCTACGACGAATGGTACGTGATGAACCTGATTTTTGAGGAGAATCAGGCGAAGGGCATCGTCATGTACCACATCGAAACAGGGCACCTAGAAATTGTTCAAGCAAAGGCGGTGATGTTTGCGACGGGGGGTTATGGCCGGGTGTTTAATACCACTTCTAATGATTTCGCCTCCACGGGGGATGGTCTGGCGATGACGGCGGCGGTGGGTTTACCCCTGGAAGATATGGAATTTGTGCAGTTTCATCCGACCGGACTTTTTCCCGTCGGTGTTTTGATTTCTGAGGCGGTGCGGGGAGAAGGAGCTTACCTAAGAAATAGTGAAGGCGATCGCTTTATGGAAAAGTATGCACCGAAGCAGATGGAATTGGCCCCTAGGGATATTACCTCCCGGGCGATCACCCTAGAAATTCGGGCTGGACGGGGTATTCATCCCGATGGCAGTGCCGGGGGAAATTTTGTCCATCTCGATCTGACCCACATGGGCAAAGAAAAAATTATGGAGCGGGTGCCCTTTTGTTGGGAAGAAGCCCACCGTCTTGTCGGCGTTGATGCGATTCGTGAACCGATGCCTGTACGGCCTACGGCTCACTATTCCATGGGCGGCATTCCCGTTAATACCGATGGTCGGGTGCGGCGCAATGGCACGGAACTCACCGAAGGCTTTTTTGCGGCGGGGGAATGTGCCTGTGTCTCAGTTCATGGCGCGAATCGCCTGGGCAGTAATTCCCTCTTAGAGTGTGTGGTCTATGGCCAGCGGGTCGGTGGCAAGATTGCTGATTATCTTGGCGATCGCCCTTTCCCCGAGATTAACGAACAACAATATCTAGACGAAGCCAAAAATCGTATTGGTCAACTTTTAAATCAATCTGGAAATCTGCGCATCCATGACCTCAGGCAGCAGTTTCAAGACACCATGAGCGACCATTGCGGTGTCTTTAGAACTGAGGCAACCATGGCGGCAGGACTAGAACAAATTCAACACCTGAAAGACCAATACAACCATCTTTTTCTGGATGATAAAGATATCCATTGGAATACGGAACTCATTGAAGCCCTAGAGTTGCAAAGCATTTTAAAAGTTGGGGAAGCCATTCTCACTTCTGCCTACCACCGCAAAGAAAGCCGGGGAGCGCACTCCAGGGAAGATTTCCCCACCAGAGATGATCAAACCTACTTAGCCCATACCCTGAGTTTTTGCAACGACGCAGGTGTGACGATTGAGTATATGCCTGTCGTCATCAACCGTTTTGAACCTAAAGAGCGCAAGTATTAA